One genomic region from Gossypium hirsutum isolate 1008001.06 chromosome D13, Gossypium_hirsutum_v2.1, whole genome shotgun sequence encodes:
- the LOC107920652 gene encoding rhodanese-like domain-containing protein 6 isoform X1: MSKDEYGVLLYYKFASITDLNSLFSFYHSNCNSLGLLGRVRLSPNGVNVTVGGLLSALEKHIEAVKSNSLFQGTDFKLASSHHPLNDKVAVECGFTSLSIRVVKELVTFSSYPLLNPPEVSNAGRHLSAAEFHSVLQSARMDFGQLMKNGSPTDDKQLVLLDARNLYETRIGKFHAPSVETLDPGIRQYSDLPSWIDDNSELLRGKHVLMYCTGGIRCEMASAYIRSKGAGFENVFQLYGGIQRYLEQFPDGGFFRGKNFVFDHRISVGSSDTSIMGACLICGSSYDNYSSRCRCTHCRILVLVCDSCQIKSDAYVCELCQKHRMDFGSIPSVEDGELATVLDKNDLKTVCSDSKISSQLPSRNAPRKLRILCLHGFRQNASSFKGRSASLAKKLKSIAELVFIDAPHELPFIYQSCTEAKNSCAPPSGQHAPPPENCKRKYAWSVASDFGGKVEADWKIANQPFDPLQYQGQTDGFDVSLAYLKKMFSEQGPFDGILGFSQGAAMAALLCAQGDKLKGEIDLRFVILCSGFALPLADFGQKPINCPSLHIFGSDPGKDRQITSHTSRYLASRFEDGCSVIIEHEFGHIIPTRSPYMDNIKDFLRRFL; encoded by the exons ATGTCAAAGGATGAATATGGAGTGCTTCTGTATTACAAATTCGCCTCCATCACTGATCTCAATTCTCTCTTCTCCTTCTACCACTCCAACTGCAACTCTCTGGGTCTTCTCGGCCGAGTCCGCCTCTCTCCTAATGGCGTCAATGTCACC GTTGGTGGTTTGCTGTCGGCATTGGAAAAACACATAGAAGCCGTGAAGTCCAATAGTTTGTTCCAAGGAACTGACTTCAAGCTTGCTTCTTCGCATCATCCTTTGAACGACAAGGTCGCTGTTGAGTGTGGCTTTACATCTCTTTCCATTCGTGTTGTCAAG GAATTGGTTACTTTTAGTTCTTATCCCCTTTTAAATCCACCGGAGGTTTCTAATGCTGGGAGGCATCTCTCTGCTGCCGAGTTCCATTCTGTTCTTCAAAGTGCTCGTATGGACTTTG GGCAACTTATGAAGAATGGAAGTCCTACCGATGATAAGCAGCTGGTTCTATTGGATGCAAGAAATTTATATGAGACGAGAATAGGCAAGTTTCATGCTCCAAGTGTGGAAACACTAGATCCAGGTATCAGGCAGTACAGTGATCTGCCCTCTTGGATAGATGATAATTCAGAACTGTTGCGAGGAAAACATGTCCTCAT GTATTGCACTGGAGGAATCCGTTGTGAGATGGCATCAGCTTATATTAGGTCAAAAGGTGCTGGGTTTGAGAATGTCTTTCAG TTATATGGGGGAATACAACGCTATTTGGAACAATTTCCTGATGGTGGCTTCTTCAGAGGAAAGAACTTTGTTTTCGATCACCG GATTTCAGTTGGGAGTTCAGATACTAGTATTATGGGTGCCTGCCTCATTTGTGGCTCTTCTTACGACAATTATTCTTCACGCTGCCGCTGCACTCACTGCAGAATACTTGTCTTGGTCTGTGATAGTTGTCAG ATAAAGAGTGATGCATATGTTTGTGAGTTGTGCCAGAAACATCGTATGGATTTTGGATCCATTCCATCTGTGGAAGATGGTGAGCTTGCAACAGTATTGGACAAAAATGATCTGAAAACTGTTTGTTCAGATTCCAAAATCTCATCTCAGCTGCCTTCAAGAAATG CTCCAAGGAAATTAAGAATTTTATGCTTGCATGGTTTTCGGCAAAATGCCTCCAGTTTTAAAGGAAGAAGCGCATCACTAGCCAAGAAACTTAAAAGCATTGCTGAACTTGTTTTTATTGATGCACCCCATGAGTTGCCATTCATTTACCAGTCTTGTACAGAAGCAAAAAATAGTTGTGCTCCACCTTCTGGACAACATGCTCCTCCACCTGAGAACTGCAAAAGGAAGTATGCATGGTCGGTTGCATCTGATTTTGGTGGGAAGGTTGAAGCTGATTGGAAAATAGCAAATCAGCCATTCGACCCTCTTCAGTACCAGGGACAAACTGATGGCTTTGATGTATCACTAGCCTATTTGAAAAAAATGTTCTCCGAGCAAGGACCCTTTGATGGGATTTTGGGATTTTCACAAGGAGCAGCAATGGCTGCTTTACTTTGTGCACAAGGAGATAAGCTAAAGGGTGAAATTGATCTCAGATTTGTGATATTGTGCTCTGGATTTGCTCTCCCATTGGCAGATTTCGGGCAAAAGCCCATTAATTGCCCATCACTTCATATATTTGGTAGTGATCCCGGCAAGGACAGACAGATAACAAGCCATACCAGCAGATACCTGGCAtcaagatttgaagatggttgcTCTGTTATTATTGAACATGAATTTGGTCACATCATTCCAACTCGGTCTCCATACATGGACAATATAAAGGACTTTCTTCGACGTTTTCTCTGA
- the LOC107920652 gene encoding rhodanese-like domain-containing protein 6 isoform X2, with the protein MSKDEYGVLLYYKFASITDLNSLFSFYHSNCNSLGLLGRVRLSPNGVNVTVGGLLSALEKHIEAVKSNSLFQGTDFKLASSHHPLNDKVAVECGFTSLSIRVVKELVTFSSYPLLNPPEVSNAGRHLSAAEFHSVLQSARQLMKNGSPTDDKQLVLLDARNLYETRIGKFHAPSVETLDPGIRQYSDLPSWIDDNSELLRGKHVLMYCTGGIRCEMASAYIRSKGAGFENVFQLYGGIQRYLEQFPDGGFFRGKNFVFDHRISVGSSDTSIMGACLICGSSYDNYSSRCRCTHCRILVLVCDSCQIKSDAYVCELCQKHRMDFGSIPSVEDGELATVLDKNDLKTVCSDSKISSQLPSRNAPRKLRILCLHGFRQNASSFKGRSASLAKKLKSIAELVFIDAPHELPFIYQSCTEAKNSCAPPSGQHAPPPENCKRKYAWSVASDFGGKVEADWKIANQPFDPLQYQGQTDGFDVSLAYLKKMFSEQGPFDGILGFSQGAAMAALLCAQGDKLKGEIDLRFVILCSGFALPLADFGQKPINCPSLHIFGSDPGKDRQITSHTSRYLASRFEDGCSVIIEHEFGHIIPTRSPYMDNIKDFLRRFL; encoded by the exons ATGTCAAAGGATGAATATGGAGTGCTTCTGTATTACAAATTCGCCTCCATCACTGATCTCAATTCTCTCTTCTCCTTCTACCACTCCAACTGCAACTCTCTGGGTCTTCTCGGCCGAGTCCGCCTCTCTCCTAATGGCGTCAATGTCACC GTTGGTGGTTTGCTGTCGGCATTGGAAAAACACATAGAAGCCGTGAAGTCCAATAGTTTGTTCCAAGGAACTGACTTCAAGCTTGCTTCTTCGCATCATCCTTTGAACGACAAGGTCGCTGTTGAGTGTGGCTTTACATCTCTTTCCATTCGTGTTGTCAAG GAATTGGTTACTTTTAGTTCTTATCCCCTTTTAAATCCACCGGAGGTTTCTAATGCTGGGAGGCATCTCTCTGCTGCCGAGTTCCATTCTGTTCTTCAAAGTGCTC GGCAACTTATGAAGAATGGAAGTCCTACCGATGATAAGCAGCTGGTTCTATTGGATGCAAGAAATTTATATGAGACGAGAATAGGCAAGTTTCATGCTCCAAGTGTGGAAACACTAGATCCAGGTATCAGGCAGTACAGTGATCTGCCCTCTTGGATAGATGATAATTCAGAACTGTTGCGAGGAAAACATGTCCTCAT GTATTGCACTGGAGGAATCCGTTGTGAGATGGCATCAGCTTATATTAGGTCAAAAGGTGCTGGGTTTGAGAATGTCTTTCAG TTATATGGGGGAATACAACGCTATTTGGAACAATTTCCTGATGGTGGCTTCTTCAGAGGAAAGAACTTTGTTTTCGATCACCG GATTTCAGTTGGGAGTTCAGATACTAGTATTATGGGTGCCTGCCTCATTTGTGGCTCTTCTTACGACAATTATTCTTCACGCTGCCGCTGCACTCACTGCAGAATACTTGTCTTGGTCTGTGATAGTTGTCAG ATAAAGAGTGATGCATATGTTTGTGAGTTGTGCCAGAAACATCGTATGGATTTTGGATCCATTCCATCTGTGGAAGATGGTGAGCTTGCAACAGTATTGGACAAAAATGATCTGAAAACTGTTTGTTCAGATTCCAAAATCTCATCTCAGCTGCCTTCAAGAAATG CTCCAAGGAAATTAAGAATTTTATGCTTGCATGGTTTTCGGCAAAATGCCTCCAGTTTTAAAGGAAGAAGCGCATCACTAGCCAAGAAACTTAAAAGCATTGCTGAACTTGTTTTTATTGATGCACCCCATGAGTTGCCATTCATTTACCAGTCTTGTACAGAAGCAAAAAATAGTTGTGCTCCACCTTCTGGACAACATGCTCCTCCACCTGAGAACTGCAAAAGGAAGTATGCATGGTCGGTTGCATCTGATTTTGGTGGGAAGGTTGAAGCTGATTGGAAAATAGCAAATCAGCCATTCGACCCTCTTCAGTACCAGGGACAAACTGATGGCTTTGATGTATCACTAGCCTATTTGAAAAAAATGTTCTCCGAGCAAGGACCCTTTGATGGGATTTTGGGATTTTCACAAGGAGCAGCAATGGCTGCTTTACTTTGTGCACAAGGAGATAAGCTAAAGGGTGAAATTGATCTCAGATTTGTGATATTGTGCTCTGGATTTGCTCTCCCATTGGCAGATTTCGGGCAAAAGCCCATTAATTGCCCATCACTTCATATATTTGGTAGTGATCCCGGCAAGGACAGACAGATAACAAGCCATACCAGCAGATACCTGGCAtcaagatttgaagatggttgcTCTGTTATTATTGAACATGAATTTGGTCACATCATTCCAACTCGGTCTCCATACATGGACAATATAAAGGACTTTCTTCGACGTTTTCTCTGA
- the LOC107920135 gene encoding intermediate cleaving peptidase 55, mitochondrial isoform X1 produces the protein MKILSRKLLHQLSFKQAIRRCTYSTGKVSDFGQPTSASHPQLMKEGEITPGIATKEYISRRKRLLELLPENSLAIIAAAPVKMMTDVVPYTFRQDADYLYLTGCQQPGGVAVLGHECGLCMFMPEPKPHDVVWQGLIAGVDAALEMFKAEEAYPVSKLDKILPNMIKRSSKLFHNKLRATPTYTDLETFQNAAHVGKVSDLSIFTHELRWVKSPSELKLMKESAAIACQALLQTMLHSKTYPHEGMLSSKVEYECRMRGAQRMAFNPVVGGGPNASVIHYSRNDQKIKDGDLVLMDVGCELHGYCSDLTRTWSPCGTFSSIQEELYDLILQTNKECIRLCRPGASIRQIHNYSVELLCKGLKEIGILKRDAFRLYHQLNPTSIGHYLGMDVHDCSMISYDRPLKPGVVITIEPGIYVPSSFDGPERYQGTGIRIEDEVLITETGCEVLTGSMPKEIKHIESLLNNYSYTKGMEATTV, from the exons ATGAAGATTTTGAGTAGGAAACTGCTGCACCAATTATCCTTCAAACAA GCTATCCGTCGCTGTACATATTCTACTGGGAAAGTCTCAGATTTTGGACAACCTACTTCAGCATCTCATCCTCAG TTAATGAAGGAAGGGGAGATTACACCTGGTATAGCTACCAAAGAATACATCTCTAGACGGAAAAGATTGTTGGAACTTCTTCCTGAAAATAGCTTGGCCATCATTGCTGCTGCCCCTGTAAAGATGATGACTGATGTTGTGCCTTATACATTTCGACAAGATGCTGATTACTTGTATCTTACTGGTTGCCAACAACCTGGTGGGGTGGCAGTATTAGGTCATGAGTGTGGTTTATGCATGTTCATGCCAGAACCAAAACCTCAT GATGTTGTTTGGCAAGGACTAATAGCAGGAGTTGATGCAGCACTAGAGATGTTCAAAGCTGAAGAAGCTTATCCAGTGAGCAAATTAGATAAG ATCCTTCCAAATATGATAAAAAGATCTTCCAAATTGTTCCACAACAAGCTGAGGGCTACACCGACCTACACAGATTTGGAAACCTTTCAAAATGCAGCTCATGTTGGGAAAGTGAGTGACCTTTCTATTTTCACCCATGAGCTACGATGGGTAAAGTCTCCTTCTGAACTTAAGTTAATGAAAGAATCTGCAGCAATTGCTTGTCAG GCGCTTTTGCAGACAATGTTGCATTCCAAAACATATCCTCATGAGGGCATGCTATCATCTAAGGTTGAATATGAATGCAGAATGAGAGGTGCTCAGAGAATGGC ATTTAACCCTGTGGTTGGTGGTGGGCCTAATGCTAGTGTTATACATTATTCTCGAAATGATCAGAAA ATCAAAGATGGGGATCTTGTTTTGATGGACGTTGGATGTGAGCTGCATGGTTATTGCAGTGATCTTACTCGTACATGGTCGCCCTGTGGAACCTTTTCTTCTATACAA GAGGAGCTTTATGATCTCATACTACAAACAAACAAGGAATGTATAAGGCTTTGCAGACCTGGTGCTAGCATCCGTCAAATACACAACTATTCA GTTGAATTGCTATGCAAAGGACTGAAGGAAATTGGGATTCTGAAAAGGGATGCATTTAGATTGTATCACCAATTGAACCCAACTTCTATAG GTCACTATCTAGGAATGGATGTCCATGATTGTTCCATGATCAGCTATGACCGTCCTTTGAAGCCAGGAGTA GTTATAACCATTGAGCCTGGAATCTATGTCCCATCTAGTTTTGATGGTCCGGAGAG GTACCAAGGCACAGGCATAAGGATTGAGGATGAAGTTTTGATTACAGAGACCGGTTGTGAG GTCCTCACTGGATCAATGCCGAAAGAGATCAAACACATTGAATCCTTGCTAAACAATTACAGTTATACGAAGGGTATGGAGGCCACAACAGTATAA
- the LOC107920135 gene encoding intermediate cleaving peptidase 55, mitochondrial isoform X2 produces MFTSQLMKEGEITPGIATKEYISRRKRLLELLPENSLAIIAAAPVKMMTDVVPYTFRQDADYLYLTGCQQPGGVAVLGHECGLCMFMPEPKPHDVVWQGLIAGVDAALEMFKAEEAYPVSKLDKILPNMIKRSSKLFHNKLRATPTYTDLETFQNAAHVGKVSDLSIFTHELRWVKSPSELKLMKESAAIACQALLQTMLHSKTYPHEGMLSSKVEYECRMRGAQRMAFNPVVGGGPNASVIHYSRNDQKIKDGDLVLMDVGCELHGYCSDLTRTWSPCGTFSSIQEELYDLILQTNKECIRLCRPGASIRQIHNYSVELLCKGLKEIGILKRDAFRLYHQLNPTSIGHYLGMDVHDCSMISYDRPLKPGVVITIEPGIYVPSSFDGPERYQGTGIRIEDEVLITETGCEVLTGSMPKEIKHIESLLNNYSYTKGMEATTV; encoded by the exons ATGTTTACCTCTCAGTTAATGAAGGAAGGGGAGATTACACCTGGTATAGCTACCAAAGAATACATCTCTAGACGGAAAAGATTGTTGGAACTTCTTCCTGAAAATAGCTTGGCCATCATTGCTGCTGCCCCTGTAAAGATGATGACTGATGTTGTGCCTTATACATTTCGACAAGATGCTGATTACTTGTATCTTACTGGTTGCCAACAACCTGGTGGGGTGGCAGTATTAGGTCATGAGTGTGGTTTATGCATGTTCATGCCAGAACCAAAACCTCAT GATGTTGTTTGGCAAGGACTAATAGCAGGAGTTGATGCAGCACTAGAGATGTTCAAAGCTGAAGAAGCTTATCCAGTGAGCAAATTAGATAAG ATCCTTCCAAATATGATAAAAAGATCTTCCAAATTGTTCCACAACAAGCTGAGGGCTACACCGACCTACACAGATTTGGAAACCTTTCAAAATGCAGCTCATGTTGGGAAAGTGAGTGACCTTTCTATTTTCACCCATGAGCTACGATGGGTAAAGTCTCCTTCTGAACTTAAGTTAATGAAAGAATCTGCAGCAATTGCTTGTCAG GCGCTTTTGCAGACAATGTTGCATTCCAAAACATATCCTCATGAGGGCATGCTATCATCTAAGGTTGAATATGAATGCAGAATGAGAGGTGCTCAGAGAATGGC ATTTAACCCTGTGGTTGGTGGTGGGCCTAATGCTAGTGTTATACATTATTCTCGAAATGATCAGAAA ATCAAAGATGGGGATCTTGTTTTGATGGACGTTGGATGTGAGCTGCATGGTTATTGCAGTGATCTTACTCGTACATGGTCGCCCTGTGGAACCTTTTCTTCTATACAA GAGGAGCTTTATGATCTCATACTACAAACAAACAAGGAATGTATAAGGCTTTGCAGACCTGGTGCTAGCATCCGTCAAATACACAACTATTCA GTTGAATTGCTATGCAAAGGACTGAAGGAAATTGGGATTCTGAAAAGGGATGCATTTAGATTGTATCACCAATTGAACCCAACTTCTATAG GTCACTATCTAGGAATGGATGTCCATGATTGTTCCATGATCAGCTATGACCGTCCTTTGAAGCCAGGAGTA GTTATAACCATTGAGCCTGGAATCTATGTCCCATCTAGTTTTGATGGTCCGGAGAG GTACCAAGGCACAGGCATAAGGATTGAGGATGAAGTTTTGATTACAGAGACCGGTTGTGAG GTCCTCACTGGATCAATGCCGAAAGAGATCAAACACATTGAATCCTTGCTAAACAATTACAGTTATACGAAGGGTATGGAGGCCACAACAGTATAA
- the LOC107920135 gene encoding intermediate cleaving peptidase 55, mitochondrial isoform X3, whose amino-acid sequence MKEGEITPGIATKEYISRRKRLLELLPENSLAIIAAAPVKMMTDVVPYTFRQDADYLYLTGCQQPGGVAVLGHECGLCMFMPEPKPHDVVWQGLIAGVDAALEMFKAEEAYPVSKLDKILPNMIKRSSKLFHNKLRATPTYTDLETFQNAAHVGKVSDLSIFTHELRWVKSPSELKLMKESAAIACQALLQTMLHSKTYPHEGMLSSKVEYECRMRGAQRMAFNPVVGGGPNASVIHYSRNDQKIKDGDLVLMDVGCELHGYCSDLTRTWSPCGTFSSIQEELYDLILQTNKECIRLCRPGASIRQIHNYSVELLCKGLKEIGILKRDAFRLYHQLNPTSIGHYLGMDVHDCSMISYDRPLKPGVVITIEPGIYVPSSFDGPERYQGTGIRIEDEVLITETGCEVLTGSMPKEIKHIESLLNNYSYTKGMEATTV is encoded by the exons ATGAAGGAAGGGGAGATTACACCTGGTATAGCTACCAAAGAATACATCTCTAGACGGAAAAGATTGTTGGAACTTCTTCCTGAAAATAGCTTGGCCATCATTGCTGCTGCCCCTGTAAAGATGATGACTGATGTTGTGCCTTATACATTTCGACAAGATGCTGATTACTTGTATCTTACTGGTTGCCAACAACCTGGTGGGGTGGCAGTATTAGGTCATGAGTGTGGTTTATGCATGTTCATGCCAGAACCAAAACCTCAT GATGTTGTTTGGCAAGGACTAATAGCAGGAGTTGATGCAGCACTAGAGATGTTCAAAGCTGAAGAAGCTTATCCAGTGAGCAAATTAGATAAG ATCCTTCCAAATATGATAAAAAGATCTTCCAAATTGTTCCACAACAAGCTGAGGGCTACACCGACCTACACAGATTTGGAAACCTTTCAAAATGCAGCTCATGTTGGGAAAGTGAGTGACCTTTCTATTTTCACCCATGAGCTACGATGGGTAAAGTCTCCTTCTGAACTTAAGTTAATGAAAGAATCTGCAGCAATTGCTTGTCAG GCGCTTTTGCAGACAATGTTGCATTCCAAAACATATCCTCATGAGGGCATGCTATCATCTAAGGTTGAATATGAATGCAGAATGAGAGGTGCTCAGAGAATGGC ATTTAACCCTGTGGTTGGTGGTGGGCCTAATGCTAGTGTTATACATTATTCTCGAAATGATCAGAAA ATCAAAGATGGGGATCTTGTTTTGATGGACGTTGGATGTGAGCTGCATGGTTATTGCAGTGATCTTACTCGTACATGGTCGCCCTGTGGAACCTTTTCTTCTATACAA GAGGAGCTTTATGATCTCATACTACAAACAAACAAGGAATGTATAAGGCTTTGCAGACCTGGTGCTAGCATCCGTCAAATACACAACTATTCA GTTGAATTGCTATGCAAAGGACTGAAGGAAATTGGGATTCTGAAAAGGGATGCATTTAGATTGTATCACCAATTGAACCCAACTTCTATAG GTCACTATCTAGGAATGGATGTCCATGATTGTTCCATGATCAGCTATGACCGTCCTTTGAAGCCAGGAGTA GTTATAACCATTGAGCCTGGAATCTATGTCCCATCTAGTTTTGATGGTCCGGAGAG GTACCAAGGCACAGGCATAAGGATTGAGGATGAAGTTTTGATTACAGAGACCGGTTGTGAG GTCCTCACTGGATCAATGCCGAAAGAGATCAAACACATTGAATCCTTGCTAAACAATTACAGTTATACGAAGGGTATGGAGGCCACAACAGTATAA
- the LOC107920136 gene encoding uncharacterized protein, with translation MSLVTEEIKASASEVYRGDEICQVKSKSLQEEMGMPRGLLPLKDIEECGYVKETGFVWLKQKKSITHKFEKIGKPVSYATEVTAVIEKNRIKKLNGVKSKELLIWVTLSDIYVDDPATGKITFKTPAGLSRSYPVSAFEIEGEESSKEKN, from the coding sequence ATGTCTTTGGTGACAGAAGAGATCAAAGCCAGTGCTTCAGAAGTATACCGTGGAGATGAGATCTGTCAAGTGAAATCCAAGTCTTTGCAGGAGGAGATGGGCATGCCCAGAGGGCTTTTGCCTTTGAAAGACATTGAAGAATGTGGATATGTGAAGGAGACAGGGTTCGTGTGGCTTAAACAGAAGAAGAGCATAACCCACAAGTTTGAAAAGATTGGGAAGCCTGTTTCCTATGCAACTGAAGTCACTGCAGTGATTGAGAAAAACAGGATAAAGAAGCTGAATGGGGTTAAGAGCAAGGAGCTTTTGATTTGGGTCACACTGAGTGATATCTATGTTGATGATCCAGCCACTGGCAAAATCACTTTCAAGACCCCTGCTGGGCTGTCCAGATCTTACCCTGTATCTGCTTTTGAGATTGAAGGTGAGGAATCATCCAAGGAGAAGAACTAA